Part of the Pieris rapae chromosome 14, ilPieRapa1.1, whole genome shotgun sequence genome is shown below.
TTGACAACTGCACTTAATTTATCTTTCACttgacaaataaaaacttaaatgattaaactaatttatcatttatttcgcAAATAAGTCCATATGATTATGATTGTGTTCATTacaatatacagtatatatatagtcttGCCAAAACAAGTAAGGAACtagaaaatatgataattaccATATACGAAGGAATTCAAAAAGTAGGTCTTAAAATGAACgagtataaaactaaaataatgaaaaatggagaaagaaagccgGTCAGAGCCAAACAGAGTCAGTTAAAACatcattttataagtaaatgtttcttattattattttttttattacatatagtctaataaaatctcttaaaataataaaaaccttaagattatttatcttGAATACGCTTTCTGATTTGCCACAGTGCGAGTAAGGGAGGAACAAATTATTGGTTTTGCATTCCCTAATTGCATcataattcaaaaaattatacctAAGTATTACTAGTTGTAATAACTTTTGGAGTTCACCTACCGCGTGAAACTTCGTGGTATAGGTAATATTTAGACAATtagaatatttcttaatagataatgaaattaaaaattaacataataatactttgtgaaatttacatataaccTTGGACGAATGATGTCAGTcctaacataaataaagtaacTAGCGTCTCATAGCGATTAGCACTcaacacatattttaaattcaaacacaATTCGAcgtagggtccttcaagaaaagagcgtaccaactcctaaaaggtcggcaacgcagtTTAGAGACTTCtgccattgagagtgtccttgggcggcggtatcagttAACACTAGACAAGGGTACAAACACTAACAAGTTTTCTGTACTTAAGTGAAACATTTCCAATACTGAagccttattttttaaaagttctttaaaacCCGTTTACAATATTAAGTTTTCTCATTACTATGCAAAAACCTGAAGCCTCTCGGAACTTCAAGACTCATTACGGATTTCACtggtattttataatgtacgTTCAAATAGGACATTCACACCGACAAACTCGTATTTCAAACGTACTGAAACCCACAACATCATATGGTCTGGTTTCTTGCATTAGTGCAATCCCTTAGAGGCTTCAGAcctctgtatctgtttcgtaatGTGAGAAATGTcctatatattagtttttttttaagtttatttaaaatacaattaaatttaatgattaaataattggttacaatatatttgaataaaccaAAGAATGAAAtcatatcaataatatttattgagagttagatatcattataaattgatGATCTGGGCTAGATCACTCagctttattaaataagagtaagcattattttaattggcaAGTAGGTGGTCAACcgtctgtgcctgacacattgTACTTTCTAAGTGTAAGGCATACTGGTTCCTTCACGATACTTTTCATCATGGGCGATTGTTAAATACAAcataaaaagtccattggtgcacagcttaGAGTCAAACTCAGTTATACTAATGGACCATAATTATATTGGGTTGGAGCAAAGATTGATTGatcatattaacaattttttttttgtataaattttgacttagggtcctccaaaaaaaaaagagcgaacaaattctttaaaggccggcaacgcactcgcgagccctctggaatCGAGTGTccacggcggtatcacttaacatcaaataCAACAACtttcaaataaatcaattaaaatgcaatgcaataaatatatcaaaacatgATGTACTAATAAGAAGGATTTAGTTgcattaaaatgtttagttgTACCACACTAAACAATATCCTAACTATATCAATAATCATATACAGTTTCATATTTCTTTtgccaaattatttatttaacactttCTTCCTTCTATCGGTATGGGTTCAATACTCATCAAGTTAATTAAGTTCTAATAGTCAAAGAATGTTTTCGTAAAATGCAATGTTTTACTagtgtaacatttaaattgtattttttactataaacatGAGTTTCTCGTACACCCTAAATTCTTTTACCATACCATAGACCACGTCCTCGACTAAAcgaactgtaaaaataatggtCACAGCACCATGCGCCTTAAATCGAGTAATGTACTTAGAGAGTACATTCGCATTTCACTATATTTTTCCATTACTTTTCCAGGAAAATGTGACATATGTAATTGCCCTAAGTAATTGCCAGCTATTGCATCGCAATACATCAAACACGTCTTGAGTATAGTCAAAAAGTCAGgaagatttatttgtttattgtaatcGCCAGCAAAGATAATTAGCGctaaggtttttaatttatttttattacttatttattaacacttcgttacaatacaatataaaaattgaacattatttctcttccaggcaaccactgtgagtaaaaaaaagtaactaaacaggaacaacaaaataaactaaactgatacggGATacgtgaaaaacaaaaattgcagATGAttcatgaaaatttaattcaagatAACTTTTATGAGCgaacaattttcaaaaactccAGTCGATccgtattataatatatattaattgaagaAAGATAAGATTGCACAACATTAATGaatgcattaaaaatatacgggTTCAAATTACTGGTAGTACGCTAATTAACTTCTGACTATGTGTTCTAGGTTATCGTTTAGTAATCATTTTCACTGGTGTCAGACGGTCGTGAAGTAGTTATTGCTTATCacataaactattaaagtGTAAATCGGTTCTTTGCGTAagtaaacaatattgtttcttatgttttgtctttttataATGAGACGATGCGTAGtcgataaatgaaaaatatattcaatagcTACGcttaattattgaattgaaactaattgtaaatatcATCGAGAATATAGCTAATTCTCTTGTattgttttcttatatattatacagctcaaatcatacatatttaataaatttctactTGACATCGACaatttgttttcataataaatactcaGTTTAGACTTaacaattatcattattttaatatttggattagctgttaatacataatattatgtaaatttaaaagacaTACAACGATGTTTGTGAACAGTGGAACGAATTACACAAaagcttttgtattttatatattttgtcaatattatttgcaataCCATTTCGCCCAGCGTTAGAAATCAGTTTCCGCTTGTCTACAAAATCCATACAGCGATCGTTGTCCCTCGGGAAGATCTTCGTCGCGATTGTATTGGAATCAATTTGTACGAACATTGCATTTGAGCCTCGCGTCTCATGTCTTATCAAATGTCACTTTGAACTAAAGTTCACATCTTATCGTTAGATGTTAGACGACGTTAAGTGGAATAAACAAAATAGACATGTAGATTCTTTTAAcgggtaataataataatatatcctaACTTTAACGAATATAAAGTAATCCttcagctaacataaattaatataaataaaaacaataattcgCCTCAAACGTTTTATTGTATACGGAAATTTCACGGCCGAGTTTAACACATAGAGTATTGACCTAAGAATTGTTGTatcttcttttaaatattggcgATCCTCCGCTTTTGGACTATGACTGAATTAACaagctaattatattatgctgTACAGATAAATAATCTAGATGCCCTCTACAGTGTCAGCTGTTGTCTGATTTAAGAATCTTACACATCCAGGGCGCCActcaaacgcatacaaaaaaattcattcaaatcggtctagccgtttaagaggagttcagtgacacATGTAGAttagttatacatataaagataagggttatgtattttatctaAGACGGTTATAAACATATCTGTTAATCAACTTATCTTGTTACAGGCATACAACGATGTTGGTTCCACCTCCTCAATTCGAAGATCGTGATGAACGAGAACTTCTGTTGTGTGGCCCTGGTCCCAGCAACTTATCACCATCAGTCCGAAATGATTTGACCAAACCTGTACTGTCTCCGATTTGtgatgattattttaatgtgagttaatttatgtaatttcatttatttcaatcttGAACTGGATCCATCTCGCCAATGATGTCTTTATTCAGCATTTATGGGTGACcttaaatttctgtatctgtttcatgatcatctgTATTATGTATTAGGCAAGGTAAGGTATGTATCCTCTGGTGCCTGACAGACCCCGTCAACTTCtagggtctaaggcaagttgTCTCACGATGTTTTGCATCACCGTACGAGTGACAGCTAATGCGCACAGAGACATAAGGTCCATTACTATGCAGCTGGGGATTGAACCTATGACCCCAGAGATGACTGCCCGCCCACTGagaccactaggccaatattgcaaatactacaaaatacaaattataacaaatctaCGAAATATATCAGACACGGAAAACAGTCcttttagtatataaaaataaaaatgatcaatGAGCCAATATTTGGCCAGGACCAGTTGTATTCCTTGTGATGGAATGTTCAGTTTTACTTTTCCACATCGACCGATCCGTGTAAAATTTTCAGTAAATAATTGATGTTTTCGACTCTTTCAAATCCATAGATGGTAATAAATATGAACCAATGAAAAAATCCGCCCACACACGTATGACATTGTTATCTACAAGTTATTATTCAAACACTGAAAAAGCATAGTCTATTCTCAAGCTGCTCATGTCTTTCAGGTAATGTCAGATATAAGAACTGGTCTCAAGTATGCTTTTCAAACGAAGTCGGAGCTCATCCTCGCCATAAGTGGTTCGGGGCACAGTGGTATGGAGACAATCATAACCAATCTTCTAGGCCCAAACGATACCCTTTTGATCGCCAAAAGAGGTATTTGGGACTTGAGAGCGGAAACTATTGCTTACAAGCATGGTAAGGCTATTTGTTAACAATTATACCTACGCATTTTCCGTATTAATTCCGCTCCCAATATAATGTAAGATATCATCATCAGTATAATAACGGCGGAGCCTTAGTCTAATAAGAGGTTTCTTTCGGGCAATgctattatgtaaatataatacctACTGCGGGTAAAGTACAAGTACAagtaattctattattttggCACTTCagcattatttaatactaaacaaaatacaaaaagaaaaaggtAAAGACTAATCTTATGTTTAAtggtacttgaattcgtgtatgcggtgatattagttgtttctactacgtatttgcgtgttgttctcacgagtatgtaagtgcgtgctcctatttcaccatgcctcctgctgatagaggacaaatctttgtttttaatttatttttttattctttattacgcaatatgtcatatggaacatggtgtagtggttgcagctccttacaagcattgtgtaaaaaaacttggcgattaaaaagagtggcggagagtttattgccagatCTTCTCAtcagttctacgcccttgagtACTGACATATGTGTACAGTGTGTttcctataataattaatgattttaaatttcaattaataaaatagtaccCTTGAACCTTGATTTACTTTCTAGTTATTAATACCTATATCTCAAATGGCAAATGTTTGGGTAAATCCAGCTAGATCCAGGAGATCCCTTATCTTGATAACTGAATTTATACTTATCTAATTACAATTTACCAGGAATCCCAACGCATATTACCGAAGTTCCATTCAACGCAACATTTAGTTACGAGCAATTAGAAGCAGCATTGAAGAATTATCGTCCAACCGCGCTTTTCATCACTCATGGAGATTCATCAACGGGCACCATTCAAAGATTGGAGGGTCTTGGGCATATTTGTCATAAGTAAGTACGAATAACTAATCATTATCTGTGTCACAGCTAGAAGAAACATCATTACTAAATCATCTAATACtacacttatataaataacaatatactttataatttttgaaatatgttaAGCGTGATGTGAAAcagtaactatatattttaagtaaacgaTATCTGTGTTACATATTTTGACATCTGTCATAATTGTCTATGGGTTTGTACCATTAATACAAGAATTACTGTTCGTTTGTATCGAGAATGGCTGGGCGATTTTGATCTTAAAATAGTAGTCGAAGTCCCGGAAAGGTTTAAAAATAGTGATAGAGAACCatattatacatgttttttctacaaacataCATGTGtaagagaaaaagaaaaatattatgttaaaaaataaaaaagttgttaAAGCAACTTCGTTTCAatcttcaaaatataaaaaaatattatattagaaataaaaaaatgtcaaatgctttttgtgaattgtttctgtttcatagctatcttataaaaaaaagaaagagatCGCTCTTTGATCTGTTTTGAGAAAACAAAATTGAGTTGGTCAtcgaaaatagaaaaaaattaaaaaaaattaaaaaaaatcaagacgatctttattattttttttagctaTACATTTTAcagtaacatattatgtaggtAATACGACTTCCACCGAGCcatctattaatttatatatattataatacagtaaaactaaaacttcTGTTATATTTGTGGATATAGCATAAATCtaacttcattaaaaataacttcgactattttcttttcttacgaTCATACACGCATCTGAATTTCTAATGtatatactaaattttaattataattattacaatccTTACATTGCAAGTTCTGACTTGATGACCCAAGTTCACCTACAACGTTAACTATCAGAGGAAATTGTGAGTGCACTTCCAAACTCAAAAAAGTTCAGCGGCAAAACTATTCGATTTTCCAAGCTTAAACGAGACACAGGTCCGgaacaatttaattacagcCCCATCCGGTCATGACTTTTTTTGTTACGCTCTTTAAAACTCTGGTTAAAACTCCTTTAATTACAAGTTCTCAAGATACCGCAATTAGCATACCGCTGCAAAATAATGgcagttaaatataaacattaaaattgtacCTGAACGctgttcttttttaatttatgttcttTTACTTTAGACTAGTTTTTCGttcttgtaattttataatattataatactttgaGTCTGTAGTCTTTTCGAAGCCCTAAGGTCATCTGTCCAAAGCCTGGTTTTGAActctaaaacattttctttctttccgCACCGTTCAATACTTTTACTAAACTATATAGACATGTATCTACATAATGAATCGTTAATGAAAACTGATaacatgaaaattaattttatctttcacGCCTCAAAGTTGAGTAAACGTCATACAAACCTTGGGCGGGCGGGtagtatcaaaataaatacctcCTTGCTTTGAAAACCTCCAAGTGCGttgatattttatgttttacagaCGCCGCGTGCTTTCCCTGTTTCATTACTTAATGAGTTCGCTTTgacataaattatgaaaaacgcATGAAAAATTTGCCTTGACTTTTCCACATCTTTTCCAGTTTACACATGCTTTAGTATTATGCTATTTCCCGGTTCTCAAAACTACGTATGAATTTtagagataatttatttaattgtttattttaacgtCTGAGCCGTTCCACACAAATGTCGGgactgtaaaatataattaaatgtatatcatatattgtttatatatatttaactaacgTAGCATATAAGGCTTTTCTTACTAActaatcttataaataaagttatttaaaaaatgactataatagtatttattttgaaacaaatgaatttttatcaGATACGGAACTCTTTTGCTGGTAGACACTGTGGTGTCACTGGGTGCTGTGCCATTTTTGATGGATGAATGGGGAGTAGACGCAGTATATACGTCAACACAAAAAGCTCTTAGTGGCCCTGCAGGTATCACTCCGGTGGCATTCAGTGAACTAGCACAGtaagttttacatttatttctgtattatatatatgctaCATGACTCTTTAATATtactagttaaaaatattaattcagtaagtaattatataaactaatgAACAACTTCTCATTTGAAGAAGGCCAAGGTTTATATCTTTTGAATTATACGTGTTAATTTTATCGGAAATAGAAGTATATAGAAAAGACCCATCCAGGTTGTGAAAttgttattacataaaatctaaacaaataaacataaatgtttattaattttcagacAAAAGATTAACAATCGCACACACGAGCCAGCCTTCTACTTCGATGTAAAATTAATCGCAAAACAATGGAATTGCTTCGAGAAGAGTAAAAAGTAAGTAAACATCCAGTGAACCAGAAAatactacaaataataaattttatttttagtatgcgCCAACATTCTCAAAGAACTTACAGCTACTGCGTAGGAGACCAAAATACCTcgaatcataatatttatctaatatatatttatattaatatataataaatatataagttatcaTTCAACGACTATAaacgataaattttaataaaaatgttataaattatcaatataattgaAAGTATTATAATAGCCACAATAATTTAACGTTTAGATAGTTTTGCGTTTACCGTTGAACATTGAACACaaaattgttacaatattttttcgttttcaGTTACCATCATACATTAAGCCCTCCACTGATATGGGCATTGCGCCGTTGCCTTATTGAGCTTTCAAATGAAACATTGCCAAAAGCTTGGGCACGCCATGCTCAAACAACCGCTTTATTCCACAAAATGCTAACCAATTACGGATTTGAATTTCTCATACCAAAACCTGAAGATAGACTCGCTACAGTTACTACAGTCAAAGTACCGAATGGCTGTGTTGACCAGGAATTTATGAATCATATTAGATACAAGTAAGTTCTCTAGACTACCCAGTAGGAGTAGTTATAGTGGGAGCGCACACACAAGTAAAGTATTAGACATACGGTTAAAAACAGCGCAGCCAATTTTTAGTCTTGGCTGAGATGTCTGTATCTGttacttgatttttttaaaatattctagtaGCTGATcagcctgtgcctgacactcgCTTGTATTAAATACGTACATATAATTTTCCGTTTCGAAAGACCTGCCGTaaggtataattaattataattacttacgTACAGAGACTAGGCCTAATGAACGACTCTTTCTAATTCCCATAAAGGCTCTTAATTCTACTCTTATTTCAATCGCTTAGcgaaaaatatcattaattttcaGACATGGTATCGTTATCTTCGGGGGCTTGGGACCAACAGTAGGAAAGGCACTACGAATCGGGATAATGGGAGTCAACTCCAATGAAGATGTCGTTACTAAGGTTATCCAAGCGATGGTTGATGCGACACGGACTGTCGTTAAGagcaaaatttaacaattgtttttaacaaaCCTTTGTTGTTTGGgtatatcatttttatcttctttatttttcaactatcaatgtaatattaaatgataaggTTTATAAAGGCatatctgtttttattaaagttatgttaaatttataatgttttgacagaattttttatttattttgtattcctACACAACTACAAAAAGGTTCTTCTTCAGTCTGTGGAGTATTGGTTTAGTTTTACGACAAAAATTGGAAATCTTGACATTCCATTGGTAAGACCGATGGTCTTTATGCAAGACCCTCAAACAACCAATGTTATACTtgtaatataatgatatacaCAATGTAGGacatattatagtaattatttgtaattcttCGTGTTCATCGCGACCGCGAAGggctcttttttttaataattaaatattaatatattaataaaataaattaatcactacatattataaaacaaagtcgctttctctgtccctatgtccctttgtatgcttaaatctttgaaactacgcaacggattttgatgcgattattttaaatagtggagaagtactgttatttttgaggtttctaatgtgatgtcgtaaataattacattttttccgcttacattgcaaacgcaggctgaaccctacgagttttatcaaaataatgcactaaatgttgtacacattgaaaaggtctacagaaaagtccgtgatggtatatgtctatctcttatggataacccacatttttatatacaacgttcacagattttctgtagagtatttagtatcagcat
Proteins encoded:
- the LOC110992353 gene encoding serine--pyruvate aminotransferase, mitochondrial, giving the protein MLVPPPQFEDRDERELLLCGPGPSNLSPSVRNDLTKPVLSPICDDYFNVMSDIRTGLKYAFQTKSELILAISGSGHSGMETIITNLLGPNDTLLIAKRGIWDLRAETIAYKHGIPTHITEVPFNATFSYEQLEAALKNYRPTALFITHGDSSTGTIQRLEGLGHICHKYGTLLLVDTVVSLGAVPFLMDEWGVDAVYTSTQKALSGPAGITPVAFSELAQQKINNRTHEPAFYFDVKLIAKQWNCFEKSKNYHHTLSPPLIWALRRCLIELSNETLPKAWARHAQTTALFHKMLTNYGFEFLIPKPEDRLATVTTVKVPNGCVDQEFMNHIRYKHGIVIFGGLGPTVGKALRIGIMGVNSNEDVVTKVIQAMVDATRTVVKSKI